A single genomic interval of Anopheles marshallii chromosome 2, idAnoMarsDA_429_01, whole genome shotgun sequence harbors:
- the LOC128706824 gene encoding NADH dehydrogenase [ubiquinone] 1 alpha subcomplex subunit 7-like: MSGVVRRDVSPMLQKLRNFLLGRQHTNALRFEDGIAARTQPPPNLPDGPAHKLSANHYVIRDARREVVPPIDLSTQKLLAEKGAAARLPTPGKSYGWDKH; the protein is encoded by the exons ATGTCTGGAGTCGTGCGCCGTGATGTTTCGCCGATGCTGCAAAAGCTGCGCAACTTCCTGCTCGGT CGACAACACACAAATGCGCTCCGCTTTGAGGATGGTATTGCGGCCAGAACTCAGCCGCCACCGAATCTACCCGATGGACCAGCTCACAA GCTGTCTGCAAATCACTACGTGATCCGTGATGCTCGGCGCGAAGTTGTTCCACCGATTGATTTGTCCACGCAAAAGCTACTGGCGGAAAAGGG AGCGGCCGCAAGACTACCGACACCCGGCAAATCGTACGGCTGGGACAAACATTAA
- the LOC128707344 gene encoding protein sex-lethal-like, giving the protein MYSKMNGYPSSSFRSSSGRLWGMSHSLPSGMSNYLQDADFSSYSRPRLYGDMPSSSTFGGGNPSTPHHHHHHHNHHSQPSHHHTSSSSTSSLTGVNFGPGSSGNAGTNLIVNYLPQDMTEREMYSMFSSIGPLESCRLMRDLKQTGYSYGFGFVNYLNEDAAQRAIRCLNGYPLRNKRLKVSYARPQSDDIKETNLYITNLPRTITEEQLDIIFGKYGTIVQKNILRDKLTGQPRGVAFVRFNKREEAQEAISALNNVIPQGGNQPLIVRVAEDHGRAKAALYVPSYNSIVHNNRALLPRQNSMKYSDRTSGLLRSHHSLIFY; this is encoded by the exons ATGTACAGTAAAATGAATGGATACCCATCGTCATCCTTTCGATCAAG CAGTGGTCGGCTGTGGGGAATGTCACACTCGCTACCCTCCGGAATG TCAAACTACCTGCAGGATGCCGACTTCTCGTCCTATTCCCGGCCCCGACTGTACGGTGATATGCCGTCGAGCAGTACGTTCGGTGGCGGTAACCCGTCGAcaccgcaccaccaccaccatcaccacaatCACCACAGTCAGCCATCCCATCATCACACGTCCTCGTCCAGCACGAGCTCGCTGACCGGCGTGAACTTTGGACCTGGGTCGTCCGGAAATGCTGGTACCAACCTGATCGTCAACTATCTGCCGCAGGACATGACGGAGCGGGAAATGTACTCGATGTTCTCCTCGATAGGGCCACTCGAAAGCTGTCGACTGATGAGAGATCTAAAG CAGACTGGGTACAGCTACGGCTTCGGGTTCGTGAACTATCTGAACGAGGATGCGGCCCAACGAGCGATCAGGTGTCTGAATGGGTATCCGCTGCGCAACAAACGCCTAAAGGTTTCGTACGCGCGGCCACAGAGCGACGATATCAAGGAAACGAACCTGTACATCACGAATCTGCCCCGCACGATCACCGAAGAGCAGCTGGACATTATTTTCGGCAAGTACGGAACCATCGTACAGAAGAACATCTTGCGCGATAAGCTGACGGGTCAGCCCCGTGGTGTGGCTTTCGTACG GTTTAATAAGCGTGAGGAAGCACAGGAAGCAATATCGGCCCTCAATAACGTGATCCCACAGGGTGGCAATCAACCACTGATAGTACGGGTCGCGGAAGACCATGGGCGAGCTAAGGCTGCACTCTACGTACCCTCGTACAACTCTATCGTGCACAACAATAGAG CACTGCTTCCCCGCCAGAACTCGATGAAGTATAGCGATCGTACGAGCGGGCTGTTACGATCGCACCACTCGTTAATATTTTACTAA
- the LOC128717914 gene encoding cartilage-associated protein-like, protein MSNTYLFEFCEDTLPESSTSNYVRTAPDFAIDVEMVGMISRGRHSHRTVLVIGWCCLLTLTVAQTTHPDATSASSTADATVDLPGQPEYVSDTPEDGSSFIDQYEQGVQAYLSNEWEDCVYFLERALEGYRTYHESVANCRMECDYAARDVKRRGDFLHASNIDNLQHYELILHRTLCLSKCARKYAIYRYLPFSEDFDGHYMDIFQELKVYPYLYACYVKSNRVTLAASAAYTYIVKHPDDTVMKKNFEEAIEMPGVDRDEIHDLEEKKFVALLIGGIVDEQESNWERAIERLEGSIKQYIYDENECRAFCEGEFDHGFLPDFITAIGNHFTNALYCKRNCTSNMGMVRGKYYDRLFPRHYQHLQKAYYHVKQYEESYRAGMSYLLFHVDDLQMPEALKTIETEAKASVTASFFKPRREAIEYNDRMQYEEKLVKFIKQEFDLLDGGGSDTEHEYDEEDESFITEGDEAENSEEPEEDVQPQEDVSNELYPKETIGYNDHDEL, encoded by the exons ATGTCGAATACGTACCTTTTCGAGTTTTGCGAAGATACACTGCCTGAATCGTCCACCAGCAACTACGTCCGCACCGCACCAGA TTTTGCGATCGACGTGGAGATGGTGGGGATGATATCACGAGGTAGACACTCGCATAGAACGGTGCTCGTAATCGGTTGGTGCTGCCTATTAACGCTGACCGTCGCACAAACCACACATCCGGATGCAACGTCAGCATCTTCCACCGCCGACGCGACGGTCGACTTGCCGGGACAACCGGAGTACGTATCCGACACGCCGGAAGACGGTAGCAGCTTCATCGACCAGTACGAACAGGGCGTACAGGCGTACCTTTCGAACGAATGGGAAGACTGTGTGTACTTTCTCGAGCGGGCCTTGGAGGGATACCGCACGTATCACGAGTCGGTCGCAAACTGTAGAATGGAATGTGATTACGCGGCACGGGACGTGAAGCGGCGGGGCGACTTCCTGCACGCTAGCAACATTGACAATCTGCAACACTACGAGCTGATACTGCACCGCACGCTCTGCCTGTCCAAGTGTGCCCGAAAGTATGCGATCTACCGGTATCTGCCGTTCAGCGAAGACTTCGATGGCCACTATATGGACATATTCCAGGAGCTGAAGGTTTACCCCTATCTGTACGCGTGTTACGTAAAG TCGAACCGTGTTACGTTAGCGGCATCGGCCGCCTACACGTACATAGTGAAGCATCCGGACGATACggtgatgaagaaaaactTTGAAGAAGCGATCGAAATGCCCGGTGTGGATCGGGACGAGATTCACGATCTGGAGGAAAAG AAATTCGTCGCGCTGCTTATCGGCGGTATTGTAGACGAGCAGGAAAGCAACTGGGAACGGGCGATCGAGCGACTCGAGGGTTCGATCAAGCAGTACATCTACGACGAAAACGAATGTCGCGCATTCTGCGAGGGTGAATTTGATCACGGTTTCCTTCCCGACTTTATCACCGCCATCGGAA ATCACTTTACAAATGCGCTGTATTGCAAACGCAACTGTACCTCAAACATGGGCATGGTGCGGGGGAAATACTACGATAGGCTATTCCCCCGGCACTATCAACACCTGCAAAAGGCGTACTATCATG TGAAACAGTACGAGGAGTCGTATCGGGCCGGCATGAGTTACTTGCTGTTTCACGTGGATGATCTCCAGATGCCGGAAGCACTGAAAACGATCGAAACCGAGGCGAAGGCTAGTGTGACGGCCAGCTTCTTTAAGCCGCGAAGG GAAGCGATCGAGTACAATGATCGGATGCAGTATGAGGAAAAGTTGGTGAAGTTCATCAAACAAGAGTTTGATCTGCTGGACGGTGGTGGATCGGACACAGAGCACGAGTATGATGAAGAGGATGAGTCGTTCATCACCGAGGGTGACGAAGCGGAGAATAGCGAGGAACCTGAAGAG GATGTTCAACCACAAGAAGATGTCAGTAATGAGCTGTATCCAAAAGAAACGATCGGCTATAACGATCACGACGAGTTGTAA